In Ipomoea triloba cultivar NCNSP0323 chromosome 15, ASM357664v1, one genomic interval encodes:
- the LOC116006292 gene encoding wall-associated receptor kinase 2-like — translation MHPINLAAVFLQLVSLSLAQTPTTNTTTTTTKPGCPQKCGNLTVPYPFGIGLGSGCGLNPSFEISCNTSRNPPMPLIGNIQVFDISETHVWISNVVALRCYTSAGGFLGEIPAWTNLGTSSPYTFSDKNKFTVLGCQDAAVITANNPLTGKSFANGCPAACTKPEDVRVGSCLGSGGCCQITIPKGLKSFNISSMMSLNNHSGVWSFNPCSFAFLGEADRFSFRGVDDLRDLNFTRRVADSVPILLDWAIGNLTCDGAQKSNDYACQQNSRCVDADNDSGGYRCTCEQGFQGNPYLSPGCQDIDECADPNKNDCEKVCTNTAGSHRCSCPDGYSGDGKKNGSGCIAPNNNSEFPWIKFSVGLGVGFLSMVIGVTWLYFFIKKRRLIKLREKFFQQNGGLILKQRITTTGDGIEAIKIFTANELEKATNHYSSDRELGRGGNGIVYKGILPGNHIVAIKKSKNMDETKIEQFINEVVILSQVNHRNVVKLLGCCLEAEVPLLVYEYVSHGTLYEHIHKQGGSSWLSWENRLRVATETAGALAYLHSSAGMPIFHRDVKSANILIDDYYTAKVSDFGASRLIPLDQTHVATLVQGTLGYLDPEYFRTSELTEKSDVYSFGVVLCELLTGLKPISRERSEEETNLSAYMVISMDKNQLFKILDRRVLREGALDQTQKVAELAKRCLHMNGEDRPTMKEVAMELEALRKFNRQSWSRGEQVHEVFGGQMNDEDGPSDLYMLQINSSTFTSEYSGQYTSSTGMNLSTNNSRR, via the exons ATGCATCCTATTAACTTAGCCGCTGTTTTTCTCCAACTTGTTTCCCTCTCCTTAGCCCAAACACCCACCACTAACACCACCACGACCACCACGAAGCCAGGATGCCCGCAAAAATGCGGGAACCTAACCGTTCCATACCCGTTTGGAATCGGGCTAGGCTCGGGTTGCGGTCTGAACCCGAGCTTTGAGATCAGTTGCAACACATCCCGCAATCCTCCCATGCCTTTGATAGGGAACATCCAAGTCTTCGACATCTCCGAGACCCACGTTTGGATCTCCAACGTTGTTGCTTTAAGATGCTACACCTCGGCAGGGGGCTTCCTCGGGGAAATTCCCGCGTGGACAAACCTCGGCACTTCAAGCCCCTACACTTTCTCCGACAAAAACAAGTTCACCGTCCTCGGGTGCCAAGACGCGGCCGTTATAACGGCTAACAACCCCTTAACCGGTAAGAGCTTCGCCAACGGCTGCCCCGCCGCGTGCACCAAACCGGAGGACGTGCGCGTGGGAAGTTGTTTAGGTTCCGGTGGTTGCTGCCAAATTACAATCCCGAAAGGATTGAAGTCTTTTAACATAAGCAGTATGATGAGCTTGAACAACCATAGTGGTGTTTGGTCCTTTAATCCTTGCTCGTTCGCTTTCCTAGGCGAGGCCGACCGGTTTAGCTTCCGAGGAGTGGATGACCTTAGAGATCTGAATTTTACCCGACGGGTTGCGGATAGTGTTCCTATCCTTCTTGACTGGGCTATCGGTAATCTTACCTGTGACGGTGCACAAAAGAGCAACGATTATGCGTGCCAGCAAAATAGTCGCTGCGTTGATGCCGATAATGATTCCGGAGGATACCGTTGTACCTGCGAGCAGGGTTTCCAGGGCAATCCTTATCTTAGTCCTGGATGCCAAG ATATTGATGAGTGTGCAGATCCTAATAAGAATGACTGTGAGAAAGTATGCACAAACACAGCAGGGAGCCATAGATGTTCTTGTCCAGATGGGTACAGTGGTGATGGAAAAAAGAATGGAAGTGGTTGCATTGCCCCTAATAATAATTCAGAGTTCCCCTGGATCAAATTTTCTGTGG GACTAGGAGTTGGGTTTTTGTCCATGGTAATTGGAGTAACATGGCTATACTTCTTTATCAAGAAAAGAAGACTCATCAAACTCCGTGAGAAATTTTTCCAACAAAATGGCGGTCTAATCCTAAAACAAAGAATCACCACAACAGGTGATGGTATAGAAGCAATCAAAATCTTCACCGCCAATGAACTGGAAAAAGCTACCAACCACTACTCAAGTGATCGGGAACTTGGCCGAGGTGGAAATGGCATTGTTTACAAAGGCATTCTACCGGGTAATCACATAGTTGCCATCAAGAAATCTAAGAATATGGATGAGACCAAAATCGAGCAATTCATCAATGAGGTGGTCATCCTCAGTCAAGTTAATCATAGAAATGTGGTCAAACTTCTAGGTTGTTGTCTAGAGGCAGAAGTTCCCTTATTAGTGTATGAGTATGTCTCTCATGGAACTCTCTATGAGCACATCCACAAACAAGGCGGCTCGAGTTGGCTATCATGGGAAAATCGTTTAAGAGTAGCTACAGAAACAGCCGGCGCACTCGCCTATCTCCATTCCTCAGCAGGCATGCCTATATTTCACCGAGATGTAAAGTCAGCCAACATATTGATAGATGATTATTACACTGCCAAGGTATCCGATTTCGGTGCATCAAGATTAATCCCATTGGACCAAACTCACGTGGCTACGTTAGTCCAAGGGACGCTAGGATATTTGGATCCTGAGTACTTCAGAACAAGTGAATTGACAGAAAAGAGCGACGTGTACAGTTTTGGAGTAGTTCTTTGTGAACTTTTAACCGGGCTGAAACCGATATCCAGAGAAAGAAGCGAGGAGGAGACGAATTTATCAGCATACATGGTGATCTCCATGGATAAGAATCAATTGTTCAAGATTCTTGATCGTCGTGTATTGAGGGAAGGGGCGTTGGATCAAACTCAAAAAGTTGCTGAGCTAGCGAAGAGATGTCTCCACATGAATGGGGAAGATAGGCCTACAATGAAGGAAGTGGCCATGGAGCTTGAAGCTTTGAGGAAGTTTAATAGACAGTCATGGAGTCGTGGAGAGCAAGTGCATGAGGTTTTTGGTGGTCAAATGAATGATGAAGATGGACCGTCTGACCTATATATGCTCCAAATCAATTCTTCTACGTTCACTAGTGAGTATTCTGGGCAATACACCTCTTCTACGGGTATGAATCTTTCCACAAATAATAGCCGAAGGTGA